A section of the Scomber scombrus chromosome 24, fScoSco1.1, whole genome shotgun sequence genome encodes:
- the dnajc27 gene encoding dnaJ homolog subfamily C member 27 translates to METNVPKRRDNKKSLRVKVISLGNAEVGKSCIIKRYCEKRFVPKYLATIGIDYGVTKVQVRDREIKVNIFDMAGHPFFYEVRNEFYKDSQGVLLVYDVGLRESFDALDSWLGEMKQEMGSQANMDSIVFIVCANKVDLTKRRVVDEGEGRLWAESRGFHYFETSAQSGEGINEMFQAFFSSITDMCENGGKRPVSEVSAGFTKEQADTIRRIRNSKDSWDMLGVKPGATREEVNKAYRKLAVLLHPDKCVAPGSEDAFKAVVNARTSLLKNIK, encoded by the exons ATGGAAACCAACGTTCCGAAGAGAAGAGACAATAAGAAGTCTCTGCGTGTGAAGGTGATCAGCCTGGGAAACGCTGAGGTGGGAAAG AGTTGCATCATCAAACGTTACTGTGAGAAAAGGTTCGTCCCTAAATATCTGGCAACCATCGGCATCGACTACGGAGTCACCAa agTTCAGGTTCGTGACAGAGAAATCAAAGTGAACATCTTCGACATGGCCGGCCATCCTTTCTTCTACGAG gTGCGTAATGAGTTCTATAAGGACAGCCAGGGAGTGCTGCTGGTGTACGACGTCGGGCTGAGAGAAAGCTTCGATGCTCTGGACAGCTGGCTCGGAGAGATGAAACAGGAAATGGGTTCTCAGGCCAACATGGACAGCATCGTCTTCATCGTCTGCGCCAACAAG gtggacCTGACTAAGCGGCGTGTGGTGGATGAAGGTGAGGGTCGGTTGTGGGCGGAGTCTCGTGGGTTTCATTACTTTGAGACTTCGGCTCAGAGCGGAGAAGGAATCAACGAGATGTTCCAG gCGTTCTTCTCGTCCATCACTGACATGTGTGAGAACGGCGGGAAGCGTCCGGTGTCAGAGGTCAGCGCCGGCTTCACCAAGGAGCAGGCCGACACCATCCGACGCATCCGCAACAGCAAAGACTCCTGGGACATGCTGGGGGTGAAACCTGGGGCCACACG GGAGGAAGTGAACAAGGCGTACAGGAAGCTGGCGGTGTTGCTGCACCCGGACAAATGCGTTGCCCCCGGCAGCGAGGATGCGTTCAAGGCCGTGGTGAACGCTCGCACGTCGCTGCTGAAAAACATCAAGTAA